The genomic DNA AATATGCAGACTAAAAAGATAAATGCCAGTGGAAATGTTTATGTAAACTATAAAAACTAGACTTTTAAAAAGGAGAAAAATATGATAAATTTATCAGCCCAAAATCTTTGTAAAAGTTATAAAAAAAGAAAAGTGGTAGATAATGTCAGCTTAGAGGTAAAAAAAGGTGAAATAGTAGGGCTATTAGGACCTAATGGAGCTGGAAAGACCACAACATTTTATATGATTACGGGAATTATAAAACCAAATAGCGGGCATGTATTTTGTGATAATATAGAAGTTACAGATTATCCTATGTATAAAAGAGCTAATATGGGAATTGGATATTTAGCTCAAGAGCCATCTATATTTAGAAATTTAACAGTAGAGGAAAACATAGCAGCAGTTTTAGAATTAAAAAATGTTGCTAAAAAAGCTCAACAGCAAATGATAGATAAACTTATGGAAGAATTTAAACTAACTCATGTTAGAAAGTCTTTAGGTTATTCTCTTTCAGGAGGAGAAAGAAGAAGGGTAGAAATAGCAAGAACAATAGCTAATAATCCAAGTTTTATTCTTTTAGATGAACCTTTTGCTGGAGTTGACCCAATTGCTGTTGAAGATATTCAACAAATAATAAGATATTTAAAAGAAAAAGGACTTGGAATTTTAATTACAGACCACAGTGTGAGAGAGACTTTGAGAATAACAGAAAAAGCATATATTATGGCTAATGGAAAAGTTCTTATAAGTGGAACTCCTCAAGAAATTGCAGAAAATGAAACAGCGAGAAAAATCTATTTAGGAGAAAAATTTAAATTAGATTAATTAAAGCATACAATTATATTAAGAATATTTAAAATGTATAAATAAACTGGAGGAACTATGTTAACAGGAAATCAAATCAGAAAAGAATTTATAGAATTCTTTAAAAACAAAAGTCACAAACATTTTGAAAGTGCATCTCTTATTCCAGATGACCCTACATTACTACTTACAGTA from Fusobacterium hominis includes the following:
- the lptB gene encoding LPS export ABC transporter ATP-binding protein, producing MINLSAQNLCKSYKKRKVVDNVSLEVKKGEIVGLLGPNGAGKTTTFYMITGIIKPNSGHVFCDNIEVTDYPMYKRANMGIGYLAQEPSIFRNLTVEENIAAVLELKNVAKKAQQQMIDKLMEEFKLTHVRKSLGYSLSGGERRRVEIARTIANNPSFILLDEPFAGVDPIAVEDIQQIIRYLKEKGLGILITDHSVRETLRITEKAYIMANGKVLISGTPQEIAENETARKIYLGEKFKLD